The Thioalkalivibrio thiocyanodenitrificans ARhD 1 nucleotide sequence CGCTCGTGGTCATCCTCCTGTGCCTGTGTCGCAAAGAGTCCCTTGGAAGAAACGGCGCCGTTGATGCAGGGCTCCAGTTCGTTCGGATGAGGGTTGTTCGCCGCCGAGGCCATAAACGGGATCGCCATCAGGCTCGTCGCGATTGCCAGTGTGAAGATGGACTTTCTCATGTCGGATTCTCCTTGCAGAAGGCAGTTTGAGGTACTCGGTTGTGGCCGTCGTCTATCGGGTTCCGCCCTCGTATTCCGGGAACTCCTCAAGGCGTTGCCGATGAATCCGGGGCCATGGTTCGTGCTCACCTTCTGGCCGGTTCCTGTCTCGTGACGCGAACCGCGTGACCCCTTGGATTCAAAGGCTACGCATGCCCGCCTTCCGGCGCGGTGAAGTAATCACCGCGCCGGTGTGAAATATTCACATCCGCCGCTGTCAACAGGGGGTCAGGTCTAGTAATGTATAGTTGGAGGGAAGGGGGAACGGTCCGCGTTAACCCGGCAATCGGGCATGAACTCATCACCCCGATTGGCCGTTCTGCCACTGATGGACCTGCAAACCGTCCCGGGCATTTCTCGGTCCGTTATCGTCGCTGTCATCTCCCACGCGTATCTCACCCCATCGCGCTTTTCACGCCGTCGCGGGCCTTCCGTATGCGGCCGCGCAAGAGAATCTGACCTGGGTCAACTGTACCGCATCTTGGGCTGTCGAAGGGAACCGGGGTCGATATCCTGTGACTAATCAATTGCAGCTTTGAAACCCTCTTGTGCAGTTTAAATTCGGAGTAAACAAGTCATGGAAAAACCCAAAGCAGGTATCGTTGGTGCGGGGATCTCCGGCGCCAGTTGCGCGGGTGCACTCTCCGCCGCGGGCTGGGATGTGGATGTGTTCGACAAGGGGCATGGTGCTGGCGGCAGGCTGGCTAGCCGGTGCCTCGAATCCGGCTGGGCGACGCTGGGCGCACCCTTCATCTCGGCCTGGAATACGCCGTTTCGCGAGCAGGCGGAGGAATGGGTGAAGAAGGGCTGGGTGGCGCCGCTGAAGGGTGACATCCTGCAGGGCCGTGCCGACACGGGATGGACGCAAGCGCGGCTGAAGGGCCACTATCTGCCCAAGATCGAAACCTCGGAACTGGTCCGCCACGTGATGGGGCAGGCGAAGCTGCACCTTGAGTCGCACGTGATCGCGGTGCAGCCGCAGACCCTCGTTTTCCAGGACGGCTCCATGGCGGACGGTTACGACCAGGTGATCTGTGCCGTGCCCGGCCCGCAGGCCATTTCCCTGCTGGATGCCCTGTCGCCGCTTCGCGAGCGGCTGGCCGGTGTGCGCTATCGCCCGGTCTGGGCGTTTCTGATGCGCTGTGAGGGCGGGCCTGACGCGGACATCATCAAGTTCGATGACAATCTGCTGGACATGGCGGTCCGCCAGACCACCGCGGACCCGGACCTTTGGCTGGTGCACAGCAGCTACGAGTTCGCCGAGAGCCATGTCGAGGCCTCCGAGATCGAAGCCAGGACGCGCGCAGCGGCGGCCCTGATGGATCTGCTGGGGTTATCCCGGCCGGTCGAGGTCGAAGCCTCGCACATGTGGCTGTATGCGCGCTCCGAGAACCCGGTCGGCGGTCACTGGCTGCGCGACGATGAAAACCGGGTGATCCTGATCGGCGACGGCATTTCCGGGGCCGGCGTCGAGCGTGCCTGGGAAAGCGGCGTGCAGCTGGCGCAGGCGATCCTGGAGTCGAAGGTCTAGGCGTGATCTCTCGATAGGTTGTTCATTCGGGGGGGGACTGGTGCACCGCAGGGATACCCTGTAGGAGCCCGGTCCTCCGGGCGAAGGGGGTTTGGCTTGGGTGGGTAATCGCCCCGGAGGACCGGGCTCCTACGCGTGCCTTGATCCCTCTGTAGGAGCCCGATCCTCTGGGCGAATGGTCCACTGGTATCGGGCCGGGAGGCCACAACCATCCGCGATCCCTGGCGCAATATGCGGGTCAGC carries:
- a CDS encoding NAD(P)/FAD-dependent oxidoreductase translates to MEKPKAGIVGAGISGASCAGALSAAGWDVDVFDKGHGAGGRLASRCLESGWATLGAPFISAWNTPFREQAEEWVKKGWVAPLKGDILQGRADTGWTQARLKGHYLPKIETSELVRHVMGQAKLHLESHVIAVQPQTLVFQDGSMADGYDQVICAVPGPQAISLLDALSPLRERLAGVRYRPVWAFLMRCEGGPDADIIKFDDNLLDMAVRQTTADPDLWLVHSSYEFAESHVEASEIEARTRAAAALMDLLGLSRPVEVEASHMWLYARSENPVGGHWLRDDENRVILIGDGISGAGVERAWESGVQLAQAILESKV